The proteins below are encoded in one region of Ferruginibacter lapsinanis:
- a CDS encoding YceI family protein, whose product MATKNWVIDPSHSEVQFKIKHLMITNVTGSFNIFNASVQTENEDFTKAAISFTADVNSISTGNEQRDGHLKSADFFDAEKFPQIKFVATKYENIDNDGSYELYGDFTIKDVTKNIKLSVEFGGVVQDAYGNTKAGFTINGKINRKDFGLTWNAVTEAGGVVVSDEVRLIAEIQLIEQQ is encoded by the coding sequence ATGGCAACAAAAAACTGGGTTATAGACCCCTCACACAGCGAAGTACAATTTAAAATAAAACACCTGATGATAACTAATGTCACGGGTAGTTTTAATATTTTCAATGCGTCTGTTCAAACAGAGAACGAAGACTTCACAAAGGCGGCAATCAGCTTTACTGCGGATGTAAACTCTATCTCAACTGGTAATGAACAAAGAGACGGGCATTTAAAAAGTGCAGACTTTTTTGATGCAGAAAAATTTCCACAAATAAAATTTGTGGCTACCAAATACGAAAATATTGATAATGATGGATCGTATGAACTATATGGCGATTTCACCATTAAAGATGTAACAAAAAATATCAAATTATCTGTTGAATTTGGCGGTGTTGTTCAGGATGCTTACGGCAATACAAAAGCTGGCTTTACCATTAATGGTAAGATCAACCGTAAAGATTTTGGATTAACATGGAATGCAGTTACCGAAGCAGGTGGTGTAGTGGTAAGTGATGAAGTAAGATTGATAGCAGAAATTCAATTGATAGAACAACAATAG
- a CDS encoding helix-turn-helix transcriptional regulator: MFYFNYNHTDYTSFLQAYAKAMGTTFGKDGVLHFPSAYGEGYHKLVVLPNGLQAIIIDVKLNQDFCVTRTKSDKEFYALRFDEVQIANSITVKFGREHFSEDEHNRSAVLLTSSLFDFGFVLKKGSIARGVNIMITKEWLATYLGIKSTDKVIQKYLALKTASFNFEPFDAEYRQLLTEIMEEEKRHNPMKAVVIQNRIMLLIERFFMRLYQKMSSKTIRNTLTNHEIQRLMNTEALLVSDFSVTPPTIPQLARKAAMSETKLKTLFKKIYGLSIYEYYQKNRMLKARHLLTTREYSIKEVGTMLNFKNLSNFTIAFKKEFNILPSDL, encoded by the coding sequence ATGTTTTATTTCAATTATAACCATACCGATTATACCTCTTTTTTGCAGGCCTATGCAAAAGCAATGGGAACTACCTTTGGTAAGGATGGTGTGTTACATTTCCCTTCAGCTTATGGAGAGGGGTATCATAAGTTGGTTGTGCTGCCAAATGGATTGCAGGCGATCATCATAGATGTAAAACTTAATCAGGATTTTTGCGTTACAAGAACTAAGTCCGATAAAGAATTTTACGCACTTAGATTTGACGAAGTGCAGATCGCTAACTCTATCACTGTAAAATTCGGGAGAGAACATTTTTCAGAAGACGAACACAATCGTTCTGCGGTATTGCTTACGAGTTCGCTTTTTGATTTTGGATTTGTTTTAAAAAAAGGGAGTATTGCAAGAGGCGTCAACATAATGATCACTAAGGAATGGTTAGCAACTTATCTTGGAATTAAATCAACAGATAAGGTCATTCAAAAATACCTTGCTTTAAAAACAGCCAGTTTTAATTTTGAACCTTTTGATGCAGAGTACCGGCAGTTACTTACCGAAATAATGGAAGAAGAGAAAAGGCATAATCCTATGAAAGCAGTAGTGATTCAGAACAGGATCATGCTCTTAATAGAACGCTTTTTTATGAGACTCTATCAAAAAATGTCTTCGAAGACTATCCGGAATACTTTGACCAACCATGAAATTCAACGCTTAATGAATACAGAAGCCTTGCTTGTAAGTGATTTTTCTGTAACCCCACCAACTATTCCGCAGTTGGCCCGTAAAGCCGCAATGAGTGAAACAAAACTCAAAACGCTGTTTAAAAAAATCTATGGATTAAGTATTTATGAATATTATCAGAAAAACAGAATGTTGAAAGCCAGACATTTATTAACTACTAGAGAATATTCAATCAAAGAGGTGGGAACCATGCTCAATTTTAAAAATTTGAGCAATTTTACTATTGCATTTAAAAAAGAGTTTAATATTTTACCCAGTGATCTGTAG
- a CDS encoding Gfo/Idh/MocA family oxidoreductase — protein MATPIKTALLSFGMSGRVFHAPFISLHPGFQLMGAWERSTKAIQQHYPDTRSYQTLEELLADETIELVIVNTPTYSHYEYAKKALLADKHIVVEKAFTTTVEEAIELKILAEKQHKKIAVFQNRRWDSDFKTVQKVITDGLLGELNEAEIHFDRYNLALSPKQHKEVPGPGAGILKDLGPHLIDQALCLFGMPQSLFADIRITRKESSVDDWFDILLYYPSFRIRLKAGYIVKEPLPSYIFHGTKGSFLKSRADIQEPNLLAGMKPNLTDWGTEPASEQGLLHIEKDGTSIREKIPSLQGNYYDYYDEVYKGLTKSLPMPVSADDGINVMRIIEAAITSNAGQKVINFN, from the coding sequence ATGGCAACACCTATTAAAACCGCTCTGCTTTCATTTGGTATGTCTGGCAGAGTTTTTCATGCACCTTTCATTTCCTTACATCCCGGCTTTCAACTTATGGGTGCATGGGAAAGAAGTACAAAAGCAATTCAGCAACATTATCCTGATACCAGATCATACCAAACATTAGAAGAATTATTAGCAGATGAAACAATAGAACTGGTAATTGTAAATACACCTACATACTCACATTATGAGTATGCAAAAAAAGCACTTCTTGCCGATAAACATATTGTTGTAGAAAAAGCATTTACCACTACCGTTGAGGAAGCCATTGAATTAAAAATACTTGCAGAAAAGCAACATAAAAAAATTGCAGTCTTTCAAAACCGCAGGTGGGACAGCGATTTCAAGACAGTGCAAAAAGTTATTACAGATGGATTGTTAGGAGAACTTAATGAAGCTGAAATTCATTTTGATAGATACAATTTAGCATTAAGCCCCAAACAACATAAGGAGGTGCCGGGGCCCGGAGCCGGAATTTTAAAAGATCTCGGACCACATTTGATCGATCAGGCTCTATGTTTATTTGGTATGCCGCAATCATTATTTGCAGACATACGAATTACCAGAAAAGAGTCATCAGTAGACGATTGGTTTGATATTCTTCTATATTATCCATCATTCAGAATAAGATTAAAAGCTGGATATATTGTAAAAGAACCGCTGCCCTCCTATATATTTCACGGCACCAAAGGCTCATTTTTAAAAAGCAGAGCAGATATACAGGAGCCCAATCTATTAGCAGGTATGAAACCCAATCTTACAGATTGGGGCACCGAACCTGCTAGTGAACAAGGTTTGCTGCATATTGAAAAAGATGGAACATCTATAAGAGAGAAAATTCCTTCATTACAGGGAAACTACTACGATTATTATGATGAGGTATACAAAGGCCTTACGAAAAGTCTCCCAATGCCCGTTTCAGCAGATGACGGGATCAATGTAATGCGGATCATCGAGGCTGCGATTACAAGTAATGCAGGCCAAAAAGTCATCAATTTCAATTGA
- a CDS encoding helix-turn-helix transcriptional regulator: MVVFNIDHTNYKKLISDLASVLGLTVQQEDLLIISDPVGSGMIKVFSLFDELEVLLIDAVFYERLITIREKSDNRYYILHFDNIAITDATKFTVGEEQLQKTNTHHSVARLTSNIFLNKEEIPANTRIRSVKILFNKKWLKKYLHLDSDADVLQKYLSLKTESFDIEKLDDEYQKLLDDLWRIEKDDPMKNIFLQNRVSLLVERFFSRLYSKMDLLEGKFNLTEDEVRRLVKVQQLLVSNFSEQPPTIDEFSKLASMSVTKLKKNFKDIYGDSIYAYYQKIRLQKARELLATGKYNVKETAEAIGYANPSNFINAFKKQYKELPGDIVAKDAV; this comes from the coding sequence ATGGTTGTATTTAATATTGATCATACTAATTATAAAAAGCTGATCAGTGATCTGGCATCAGTACTTGGACTTACTGTTCAGCAGGAAGATCTCTTGATTATTTCAGATCCGGTAGGAAGCGGTATGATAAAAGTGTTTAGTTTATTTGATGAACTGGAAGTATTACTGATAGATGCTGTTTTTTACGAAAGATTAATTACAATCAGGGAAAAATCAGATAACAGGTATTATATCTTGCATTTCGATAATATTGCTATTACTGATGCTACAAAGTTTACAGTAGGAGAAGAACAACTGCAAAAAACAAATACTCATCATTCAGTAGCAAGACTTACGAGTAACATTTTTCTTAACAAAGAAGAGATCCCTGCGAATACACGAATAAGATCTGTAAAGATTCTATTTAATAAAAAATGGTTAAAGAAATATCTTCATTTGGATAGCGATGCGGATGTTTTGCAAAAATATTTATCACTCAAAACAGAAAGTTTTGATATAGAAAAGCTGGATGATGAGTACCAAAAATTATTAGATGATCTGTGGCGAATTGAAAAGGATGACCCGATGAAAAATATATTTCTTCAAAACAGGGTTTCACTGTTGGTAGAACGTTTTTTTTCCAGATTGTATAGTAAGATGGATTTGCTGGAAGGGAAATTCAATCTTACAGAAGATGAAGTAAGGCGTTTAGTAAAAGTGCAGCAGTTACTGGTTAGTAATTTCAGTGAACAGCCCCCAACCATAGATGAGTTTTCCAAATTAGCCTCAATGAGTGTTACTAAATTAAAAAAGAATTTTAAAGATATTTATGGGGATAGTATTTACGCATATTATCAAAAAATCAGACTGCAGAAAGCCAGAGAATTATTGGCAACTGGCAAATATAATGTGAAAGAAACAGCCGAAGCGATAGGATATGCCAATCCGTCTAATTTTATTAATGCGTTTAAGAAACAGTATAAAGAATTGCCTGGAGATATTGTGGCGAAGGATGCTGTTTAA
- a CDS encoding SET domain-containing protein-lysine N-methyltransferase, which produces MIKPYLYLRQTANMGRGVFTKERIPADTVIEISPVIVMSKADKEHLDKTLLHDYIFDWGKGKDQCCMALGLIPMYNHSYKSNCDYIMDYEDEVIFIQTVRAIENGEELTINYNGDWDDATKIWFDAK; this is translated from the coding sequence ATGATAAAACCTTACTTGTATTTACGGCAAACAGCAAACATGGGAAGAGGGGTATTTACTAAAGAAAGAATTCCTGCAGATACAGTGATAGAGATATCTCCGGTGATAGTGATGAGTAAAGCTGATAAAGAGCATCTTGATAAAACATTATTACATGATTATATTTTTGACTGGGGAAAAGGTAAAGACCAATGTTGTATGGCTTTGGGATTGATACCAATGTACAATCATAGTTATAAAAGTAATTGCGATTATATAATGGACTATGAAGACGAGGTGATATTTATACAAACCGTAAGAGCAATCGAAAACGGGGAAGAGCTAACGATCAATTACAATGGAGATTGGGATGATGCTACCAAGATATGGTTTGATGCAAAATAA
- a CDS encoding DoxX family protein: MSQIQHWSTTHHPRWLVFLRVILGLCLFAKGVAFLSDSLQLQQLIEGSSLQNYPWLPQFITWANLLGGALIVMGLFTRISCLVQIPILIGAIVFIHFKRGMYAVDTDLNFTIVILLLLLVFLVEGGGRISLDNYFETNKK, encoded by the coding sequence ATGAGTCAAATACAACACTGGAGTACTACCCACCATCCCAGATGGCTTGTTTTTTTACGAGTGATTCTTGGACTTTGTCTCTTTGCGAAAGGTGTAGCATTTTTAAGTGATAGCTTACAGTTGCAGCAATTGATAGAAGGTAGTAGTTTACAGAATTATCCGTGGTTACCACAGTTCATTACCTGGGCTAATTTGTTGGGAGGAGCCTTAATAGTAATGGGGTTGTTTACAAGGATATCTTGTTTAGTACAAATACCTATTCTGATCGGAGCGATCGTTTTTATACATTTTAAAAGAGGCATGTATGCAGTAGATACCGACTTAAACTTTACTATTGTTATTTTACTATTGTTGTTGGTTTTTCTGGTAGAAGGAGGAGGTCGTATTTCACTGGATAATTATTTTGAAACAAATAAGAAGTAG
- a CDS encoding PspC domain-containing protein produces MNKFKHFIEWHVFGVCSAIGERMGVATSTIRKNFIYISFLTMGSPVIIYLFIAFWMNIKRYILNARRNPLRYL; encoded by the coding sequence ATGAATAAGTTTAAGCACTTTATTGAATGGCATGTGTTTGGTGTTTGTTCGGCCATAGGAGAGCGGATGGGTGTAGCTACGTCTACTATACGTAAAAATTTTATATATATATCCTTTCTTACAATGGGGTCTCCCGTAATTATATATTTGTTCATAGCGTTTTGGATGAATATTAAAAGATATATATTAAATGCACGGCGAAATCCATTGCGATATCTGTGA
- a CDS encoding aconitate hydratase codes for MAFDIEMIKKVYANFATRIEAARKVTGKPLTLTEKILYAHLTEGNATKAYARGKDYVDFAPDRVAMQDATAQMALLQFMQSGRSKVAVPSTVHCDHLIEAKVNSKTDLDRAVHESSEVYDFLASVSNKYGIGFWKPGAGIIHQVVLENYAFPGGMMIGTDSHTVNAGGLGMIAIGVGGADACDVMAGLPWELKMPKLIGVKLTGKLNGWTAPKDVILKVAGILTVKGGTGAVVEYFGEGATSMSCTGKGTICNMGAEIGATTSTFGYDESMSRYLKATGREEIAAAADAIASHLTGDPEVYANPEAYFDQVIEIDLNTLEPHLNGPFTPDLATPISKMKEAAAANGWPTKIEVGLIGSCTNSSYEDISRAVSLAEQVSAKGLKLNAEFNITPGSELVRYTIERDGFLGVFDKIGANVFANACGPCIGMWARVGAEKAEKNTIVHSFNRNFAKRADGNPNTFAFVGSPELVTALAIAGDLSFNPLTDTLTNDKGEQVKLDAPSGFELPIKGFDVEDAGYQQPAEDGSGVVVKVSPESKRLQLLDPFAAWEGVDLKGLKLLIKAKGKCTTDHISMAGPWLKFRGHLDNISNNMLIGAVNFFNEKTDNVKNQLTGEYGPVPATQRAYKAANIGTIVVGDENYGEGSSREHAAMEPRHLGVRAVLVKSFARIHETNLKKQGMLALTFANKEDYDKILEDDTIDIEGLLAFEPNKPLQIVLNHADGSNETIQVNHTYNEQQIEWFKAGGALNIIRREFAASNK; via the coding sequence ATGGCTTTCGACATCGAAATGATTAAAAAAGTGTATGCCAACTTCGCTACACGTATTGAGGCAGCCCGTAAAGTAACAGGTAAACCTCTAACACTTACAGAAAAAATATTATATGCCCACCTTACCGAAGGTAATGCTACAAAGGCTTACGCCAGAGGCAAGGATTATGTAGATTTTGCACCGGACCGTGTGGCTATGCAGGATGCTACTGCACAAATGGCATTGTTACAATTCATGCAAAGTGGCCGTAGTAAGGTTGCCGTACCAAGTACTGTACATTGTGATCACCTGATCGAAGCAAAAGTAAACAGCAAAACAGATCTTGACAGAGCCGTTCATGAAAGTAGTGAAGTATATGATTTTCTGGCTTCTGTAAGTAATAAATACGGTATCGGTTTCTGGAAACCGGGAGCCGGGATTATTCATCAGGTAGTATTAGAGAACTATGCTTTCCCGGGTGGTATGATGATCGGTACTGATAGTCATACTGTTAACGCAGGTGGTTTAGGTATGATCGCAATTGGTGTTGGTGGTGCTGATGCCTGCGATGTAATGGCAGGTTTACCTTGGGAACTGAAAATGCCGAAATTGATCGGTGTAAAATTGACCGGTAAATTAAATGGCTGGACAGCTCCTAAAGATGTTATTTTAAAAGTTGCCGGAATCCTTACAGTAAAAGGTGGTACTGGTGCTGTAGTTGAATATTTTGGAGAAGGTGCTACCAGTATGAGTTGTACAGGAAAAGGAACAATCTGTAATATGGGTGCAGAAATTGGTGCAACCACCTCTACTTTTGGATACGATGAAAGTATGAGCCGCTATTTAAAAGCAACAGGAAGAGAAGAAATTGCTGCTGCTGCTGATGCAATTGCTTCACACTTAACTGGCGACCCTGAAGTATATGCCAATCCTGAAGCATATTTTGACCAGGTAATTGAGATTGACTTAAATACATTAGAACCACACTTAAACGGACCATTTACTCCGGATCTTGCTACACCCATTTCTAAAATGAAAGAGGCGGCAGCTGCAAACGGATGGCCTACAAAAATTGAAGTTGGTTTGATCGGTAGCTGTACCAACTCTTCTTACGAAGATATCAGCCGTGCAGTAAGTTTGGCTGAACAGGTAAGTGCGAAAGGACTTAAATTAAATGCCGAATTTAATATCACGCCGGGTAGTGAGTTGGTAAGATATACCATTGAAAGAGATGGCTTTTTAGGCGTATTTGATAAAATTGGAGCTAATGTTTTTGCGAATGCATGCGGACCTTGTATCGGTATGTGGGCAAGAGTTGGTGCTGAAAAAGCTGAAAAAAATACTATTGTACATTCCTTCAACAGAAACTTTGCAAAACGTGCTGATGGTAACCCTAATACTTTTGCATTTGTTGGTAGTCCTGAATTAGTGACTGCATTGGCTATCGCCGGTGATCTTTCTTTTAACCCATTAACGGATACTCTTACCAATGATAAAGGCGAACAAGTAAAATTAGACGCTCCTTCAGGTTTTGAATTACCTATCAAAGGATTTGATGTAGAGGATGCCGGATATCAACAACCTGCAGAAGACGGCAGTGGTGTGGTTGTAAAAGTTTCTCCTGAGAGCAAACGTTTACAATTATTAGATCCATTTGCTGCATGGGAAGGTGTTGATCTGAAAGGATTGAAATTGTTGATCAAAGCAAAAGGAAAATGTACAACTGATCATATCAGTATGGCTGGGCCATGGTTAAAATTCCGTGGACACTTAGATAATATCAGTAACAATATGTTGATCGGTGCAGTGAATTTTTTCAATGAAAAAACTGACAATGTAAAAAATCAACTGACCGGAGAATACGGCCCGGTACCTGCAACACAAAGAGCTTACAAAGCTGCTAACATCGGAACGATCGTTGTTGGTGATGAAAACTATGGTGAAGGTTCTTCAAGAGAACATGCCGCAATGGAACCTCGTCACTTAGGTGTTAGAGCTGTATTGGTAAAATCTTTTGCTCGTATTCACGAAACCAATTTGAAGAAGCAAGGTATGCTAGCATTAACTTTTGCCAACAAAGAAGATTACGATAAAATATTGGAAGATGATACAATTGACATAGAAGGATTATTAGCTTTTGAGCCAAACAAACCTTTGCAGATCGTATTGAATCATGCAGATGGAAGTAATGAAACTATTCAGGTAAACCACACTTACAATGAACAACAAATAGAATGGTTCAAAGCAGGTGGTGCGTTGAATATTATTCGCAGAGAATTTGCTGCCAGTAATAAATAA
- the kdsA gene encoding 3-deoxy-8-phosphooctulonate synthase — protein sequence MEKYLQDIFSKQTFSKDNFFLIAGPCVVESEEIVMEIAEKVSGICKNFGIPYVFKASYKKANRTSANSFTGIGDENAMALIKKTGEKFSLPTTSDIHTAEEAKIAAQYVDILQIPAFLCRQTDLLIAAAETGKIVNVKKGQFLSGPSMKFAAEKIIAAGNKKILLTERGNTFGYQDLVVDYRNIPWMKAHGVPVVMDCTHSLQQPNQTSGVTGGNPQLIETIAKAAIATGADGLFIETHPNPAVAKSDGANMLALHLLEPLLEKLLRIRKAVN from the coding sequence GTGGAAAAATATTTACAAGACATATTCAGTAAGCAAACATTTAGTAAAGACAATTTTTTTCTAATTGCCGGTCCCTGCGTTGTAGAAAGTGAAGAGATCGTTATGGAGATAGCAGAAAAGGTTTCCGGCATTTGTAAAAACTTCGGTATACCATATGTTTTTAAAGCTTCTTATAAAAAAGCCAATCGAACCAGTGCAAATTCTTTTACCGGCATTGGTGATGAAAATGCAATGGCATTAATAAAGAAAACAGGCGAGAAATTTTCTCTGCCAACTACCAGCGATATACATACTGCCGAAGAAGCGAAAATAGCCGCTCAATATGTAGATATCCTTCAGATACCTGCATTCTTGTGTCGCCAGACAGATCTGTTAATTGCAGCTGCCGAAACGGGCAAAATTGTAAATGTAAAAAAAGGGCAGTTTCTTAGTGGCCCCTCTATGAAATTTGCTGCAGAAAAAATAATTGCTGCAGGAAATAAAAAAATACTACTAACAGAAAGAGGCAATACTTTTGGTTATCAGGACCTTGTAGTAGATTACAGAAATATCCCCTGGATGAAAGCACATGGTGTTCCTGTGGTAATGGACTGCACCCACAGTTTACAACAACCCAATCAAACAAGTGGTGTTACCGGAGGTAATCCTCAACTAATAGAAACTATTGCTAAAGCAGCAATTGCTACCGGTGCAGATGGATTGTTCATCGAAACACATCCGAATCCTGCTGTAGCAAAAAGTGATGGAGCTAATATGCTGGCTTTACACTTACTGGAACCGCTGTTGGAAAAATTGTTACGCATCAGGAAGGCTGTAAATTAA
- the mgtE gene encoding magnesium transporter: MSLEIEEISIQQQFEEVIASEDKLKIQEFLNHQNISDVAELIYENEDYETQIVSHLSLHRAASVFKILELSTQKRIIKHLPAFTTAELLNELPADDRTAFLSELPGSAVRELVKALNPDERKVTLSLLGYPEGSVGRLMTPDYIYVYENDTVEDVLNTIRKYAKNSETIDVIYVIDKKGELLDDIRIKDFIMATPDKKVNELMDGRFITLHADDDQEVANEAFKMNNRVALPVVSKTNKLLGIVTIDDVLWVANEEFSEDMQKMGGTEALDEPYLDTPFFKLVKKRAGWLVVLFLGEFLTASALAFFNDEIAKATVLVMFMPLIASSGGNSGSQASTLIIQSMAVGEITVADWWRIMRREILSGFTLGSILGIIGFFRICLWHSLMAHGIMQDLYGVHWFLIAISVGISLIGVVLWGSVTGSMLPLLLKKLGADPAVSSAPFVATLVDVTGLIIYFSVAYLFLKGILL, translated from the coding sequence ATGTCGTTAGAGATAGAAGAAATATCGATACAGCAACAGTTTGAGGAAGTAATTGCCTCAGAAGATAAACTGAAGATCCAGGAGTTTCTGAATCATCAGAATATCAGTGATGTTGCCGAATTGATATACGAAAATGAAGATTATGAAACCCAAATAGTTAGTCATCTTTCTTTGCACAGAGCTGCCAGTGTTTTTAAGATACTTGAGCTCTCAACTCAAAAAAGAATTATCAAACATCTTCCCGCATTTACGACAGCAGAATTATTGAACGAACTTCCTGCGGATGACCGTACAGCTTTCTTAAGTGAATTACCTGGCAGTGCAGTGAGAGAATTGGTAAAAGCATTGAATCCCGATGAAAGAAAGGTAACCTTATCTCTTTTGGGATACCCCGAAGGAAGTGTAGGAAGACTGATGACCCCTGATTACATTTACGTGTACGAAAATGATACCGTAGAAGATGTATTAAACACTATCAGGAAATATGCTAAGAACAGCGAGACAATCGATGTGATTTATGTAATCGATAAAAAAGGAGAATTGCTGGATGATATTCGCATTAAGGATTTTATTATGGCTACTCCTGATAAAAAGGTGAATGAATTAATGGACGGCCGCTTCATTACCTTACATGCCGATGATGACCAGGAAGTAGCAAACGAAGCATTTAAAATGAACAATCGTGTGGCTTTGCCTGTGGTAAGCAAAACCAATAAACTATTGGGTATTGTTACTATCGATGATGTGTTGTGGGTAGCTAATGAAGAATTTAGTGAGGATATGCAGAAAATGGGGGGAACCGAGGCATTGGATGAACCCTATCTTGATACACCATTTTTTAAATTGGTAAAGAAAAGGGCAGGGTGGCTGGTAGTATTGTTCTTAGGAGAATTTTTAACAGCATCTGCTTTAGCATTTTTCAATGATGAAATAGCTAAAGCGACCGTCTTGGTAATGTTCATGCCATTAATCGCCTCCAGCGGTGGTAACAGTGGTTCACAGGCTTCTACACTAATTATTCAGTCAATGGCAGTAGGTGAAATAACCGTAGCAGATTGGTGGCGAATTATGCGTCGAGAAATTTTGAGCGGCTTTACTTTGGGAAGTATCTTAGGCATCATTGGTTTTTTCAGAATCTGCCTGTGGCATAGTTTAATGGCGCATGGCATCATGCAGGATCTTTATGGTGTTCATTGGTTTTTAATTGCCATAAGTGTTGGCATATCGCTTATAGGAGTAGTATTGTGGGGATCAGTGACCGGTTCAATGCTACCGCTTTTATTAAAAAAATTAGGAGCAGACCCTGCGGTTTCATCAGCGCCATTTGTAGCAACGCTGGTGGATGTAACGGGTCTGATTATTTATTTCTCAGTGGCTTACCTGTTCTTAAAAGGTATTTTACTGTAA